One genomic segment of Actinoplanes ianthinogenes includes these proteins:
- the mgrA gene encoding L-glyceraldehyde 3-phosphate reductase: MTYRRAGRSGLKLPAISLGLWHNFGDTRPADRQRDIVRRAFDLGVTHFDLANNYGPPPGSAETDFGRILAADFRQHRDEMIISSKAGYTMWDGPYGDFGSRKYLVSSLDQSLKRLGVDYVDIFYHHRPDPDTPLEETMGALDHIVRSGKALYVGLSNYKSEQTARAAAILRDLGTPLLIHQPSYSILNRWIEHDRLLDTLADAGAGCIAFSPLQQGLLTDRYLNGIPDDSRIRTSVFLNEEALDAKTLGRLHALNDIAKRRGQSLAQLALAWALRDERMTSLIIGASSVQQLENNIAALDNLSLSDAELGDIDGTVLDL; encoded by the coding sequence ATGACCTACCGCCGCGCCGGGCGCAGCGGCCTCAAGCTGCCCGCCATCTCGCTGGGCCTGTGGCACAACTTCGGCGACACCCGGCCCGCCGACCGCCAGCGCGACATCGTCCGCCGCGCCTTCGACCTCGGCGTCACCCACTTCGACCTGGCCAACAACTACGGGCCGCCGCCCGGCAGCGCGGAGACCGACTTCGGCCGGATCCTGGCGGCCGACTTCCGGCAGCACCGCGACGAGATGATCATCTCCAGCAAGGCCGGCTACACCATGTGGGACGGCCCCTACGGCGACTTCGGCTCGCGGAAATACCTGGTCAGCTCGCTGGACCAGTCGCTGAAGCGGCTCGGCGTCGACTACGTCGACATCTTCTACCACCACCGGCCCGACCCGGACACTCCGCTCGAGGAGACGATGGGCGCGCTGGACCACATCGTGCGCTCCGGGAAAGCGCTCTACGTCGGGCTGAGCAACTACAAGTCCGAGCAGACCGCGCGGGCCGCCGCGATCCTGCGCGACCTGGGCACGCCGCTGCTGATCCATCAGCCGTCGTACTCGATCCTGAACCGCTGGATCGAACACGACCGGCTGCTCGACACCCTGGCCGACGCGGGCGCCGGCTGCATCGCGTTCAGCCCGTTGCAGCAGGGTCTGCTCACCGACCGCTACCTCAACGGCATCCCGGACGACTCCCGCATCCGGACCAGCGTGTTCCTCAACGAGGAGGCACTCGACGCCAAGACCCTCGGACGGCTGCACGCCCTCAATGACATCGCCAAGCGGCGGGGGCAGTCGCTGGCGCAGCTGGCCCTCGCGTGGGCCCTGCGCGACGAGCGGATGACCAGCCTGATCATCGGCGCGTCCAGCGTCCAGCAGCTGGAGAACAACATCGCCGCCCTGGACAATTTGTCGCTCAGCGACGCCGAACTCGGCGACATCGACGGGACGGTCCTGGACCTCTGA